One stretch of Chryseobacterium indologenes DNA includes these proteins:
- a CDS encoding TonB-dependent receptor plug domain-containing protein — protein MIKKIGSVFFLGSLLWVQAQEKTTDIENIEFQGKFISTPYKSANQNITVITKEDIANAPSKSIDEILQQVPGMDIRRRGSNGVQSDISFRGSSFEQVLLLLNGVRINDSQTGHNSMNLPVDLEDVEKIEIIKGPAARRFGQNAYAGVINVITKPGIGKKVKISVEGGDYSSYRLGFNAQMGNEKFSNTLQANSSGSEGYMYNTDYEIRNVFYQGKLNIKNGDLRLQAGFSEKKFGANGFYASKTAIDQYEEMQASIVSVAHQQTFGKLKINSNVYWRRGQDMYLYKRQNPSFYRNMHIGNNVGGEVNSSYQWGLGTTGVGVELRKEFLVSSNLGNPNRFVSQVFFEHHFSLLDKKLNISPGISWANYSKEGNFFYPGLDVGYNFNPNSKVYGNIAKVHRIPTFTDLYYISPQERGNPNLLPENGISSEVGYQYQNQKILAKISGFLRDSKNSIDWVKKDIKDQAWAAENVGNIKIKGIETEVNYKMTDWLKMMAGYTYIDGKFQNSKEFVSKYVMDNLRHQFIGKIETKFLGTFTNELVYRYNQRMNLGSYQLLDEKLSFSKKDYSVYVLVNNITNTKYTEAFGVEMPQRWFHIGFSYTINMK, from the coding sequence ATGATCAAAAAGATAGGAAGTGTTTTTTTTCTTGGATCTCTGCTTTGGGTACAGGCTCAGGAAAAAACTACAGATATTGAAAACATTGAATTTCAGGGAAAATTTATCTCTACCCCTTATAAAAGTGCCAACCAGAATATCACTGTCATCACCAAAGAAGATATTGCCAATGCTCCATCCAAAAGTATTGATGAAATCCTTCAGCAGGTTCCGGGTATGGACATCAGAAGGAGAGGGTCCAATGGAGTTCAGAGTGATATCAGTTTCCGTGGAAGTTCCTTTGAACAGGTTTTGTTACTATTAAATGGAGTGAGAATCAATGATTCCCAGACAGGACACAATTCTATGAACCTTCCGGTAGATCTGGAAGATGTGGAAAAAATTGAGATCATCAAAGGTCCTGCTGCCAGACGTTTTGGCCAAAATGCCTATGCTGGGGTGATTAATGTAATTACCAAACCAGGAATAGGAAAGAAGGTTAAAATAAGTGTGGAAGGTGGTGACTATAGTTCTTATAGATTAGGCTTTAATGCTCAGATGGGAAATGAAAAATTTTCCAACACCCTTCAGGCTAATTCTTCCGGATCCGAAGGGTATATGTATAATACAGATTATGAAATAAGAAATGTATTCTATCAGGGGAAACTGAATATTAAAAATGGTGATCTGAGGCTTCAGGCCGGTTTTTCCGAAAAGAAATTCGGAGCTAATGGATTTTATGCTTCCAAAACTGCCATAGATCAGTATGAAGAAATGCAGGCATCCATTGTAAGTGTTGCCCATCAGCAGACTTTCGGAAAATTAAAGATTAATTCTAATGTATATTGGAGAAGAGGACAGGATATGTACTTATACAAAAGACAGAATCCTTCTTTCTACAGAAATATGCACATTGGAAATAACGTAGGGGGTGAAGTAAACTCAAGCTATCAATGGGGGTTAGGAACAACCGGAGTGGGCGTGGAACTGAGAAAAGAGTTCCTGGTAAGCAGTAATTTAGGAAATCCAAACCGTTTTGTTTCGCAGGTTTTCTTTGAGCATCATTTTTCATTATTAGATAAAAAATTGAATATCAGTCCTGGAATTTCATGGGCAAACTATTCTAAAGAGGGGAATTTTTTCTATCCGGGATTAGATGTGGGTTATAATTTTAACCCTAACAGTAAAGTATATGGAAATATTGCGAAAGTACACCGTATACCTACTTTTACCGACCTTTATTATATAAGTCCACAGGAACGTGGTAACCCAAATTTACTGCCTGAAAATGGGATTTCATCTGAGGTAGGCTACCAATATCAGAATCAAAAGATTTTGGCCAAAATAAGTGGATTTTTAAGAGATTCAAAAAATTCCATTGATTGGGTAAAAAAAGATATCAAAGATCAGGCATGGGCTGCTGAGAATGTAGGAAATATCAAAATCAAAGGAATAGAAACCGAAGTCAACTACAAAATGACTGACTGGCTGAAGATGATGGCAGGGTATACCTATATTGACGGTAAGTTTCAGAATTCCAAAGAGTTCGTTTCAAAATATGTTATGGATAATCTGAGACATCAGTTTATTGGGAAGATAGAAACAAAATTCCTTGGAACTTTCACTAATGAATTGGTTTACAGATACAATCAAAGAATGAATTTAGGGAGTTATCAGCTGTTGGACGAGAAATTAAGCTTTAGTAAAAAAGACTATTCTGTGTATGTTTTAGTGAATAATATTACGAATACAAAATATACGGAGGCATTTGGAGTGGAAATGCCACAAAGGTGGTTTCACATTGGCTTTTCTTATACAATTAATATGAAGTAA
- a CDS encoding M48 family metalloprotease — MVFLLGYGAIQLLSIKFNYFTIFGAVGLFSIGIFVFIFLIRFIFRKNNYSTRHLIEVTRTHQPELFKMIDEIVMETKVQAPKKVFLSPEVNASVSYNSIFWSMFLPVKKNLTIGMGLINTTSAGELRTVLAHEFGHFSQRSMKVGGYVNQAEKIIFETIYNNKDYENFIMEFSGSNAFFKIFGLISVSFISAFQYILKSISNFLFKNHASLQREMEYHADAISTFVTNPDEQMSSLLRLDLSDAALNYALTFYIESNQKYLPKNLYENQTSLMKIFSERNNHPYVNGLPQIDIEDLTRYNKSRIEIEDQWASHPDIAKRVERIKKNETRNTTRDPRPAGEIINGYENICEILTSKYLTLLNIKNVGEVIDGNTFTTFYLENNMYQHLISGFNGYYERHNPVLEDIDAAISNAEIQHESDLFSDKKVSLVYEKAGIEQDLQTLKYLVSQPKEIKTFRYNGTLHKTKDAGNIIPQLEKELTYVTAKLHENDKSIFQYYYHICSDEQQMNLVHQYKKMAAIDKEFDEFQESLNDFIGHLQFMTVTLPFEEIRKHRAKLLKAEQPFKQKIRNLLEDSAYKELLTDEENSLLQQFVEAEYIYFNNDRYLQNEVDSVSLLVEKYQALLTTYYINTKQELLNLQSDLSRAS, encoded by the coding sequence ATGGTTTTCCTATTAGGGTATGGCGCTATACAGCTATTGAGTATTAAATTTAACTATTTTACTATTTTTGGGGCTGTAGGATTATTTAGTATAGGAATTTTCGTATTTATCTTTCTTATCCGGTTTATTTTCAGAAAAAACAATTACAGTACACGTCATCTGATAGAAGTAACACGTACTCATCAACCTGAATTGTTTAAGATGATTGACGAAATTGTGATGGAAACAAAAGTACAGGCACCCAAGAAAGTTTTTCTTTCGCCAGAGGTCAATGCCAGTGTAAGCTATAATTCTATTTTCTGGAGTATGTTTCTGCCGGTAAAGAAAAACCTTACTATAGGTATGGGGCTCATCAATACAACAAGTGCCGGAGAATTGAGAACAGTTCTTGCTCACGAGTTTGGACACTTTTCTCAAAGAAGTATGAAAGTAGGTGGCTATGTGAATCAGGCTGAAAAAATAATTTTTGAAACCATTTACAATAATAAAGATTATGAAAATTTCATCATGGAATTTTCAGGGAGCAATGCATTTTTTAAGATTTTCGGCCTGATCTCGGTGAGCTTCATCAGTGCATTTCAATATATACTTAAAAGTATTTCAAATTTTCTTTTCAAAAACCATGCTTCTCTACAAAGAGAAATGGAGTATCATGCCGATGCTATTTCCACTTTCGTCACGAATCCGGATGAGCAGATGTCATCTTTATTAAGATTGGATTTAAGTGATGCTGCTTTGAACTATGCACTCACTTTCTATATTGAAAGCAATCAGAAATATCTTCCCAAAAATCTTTACGAAAATCAGACATCTTTAATGAAGATTTTCAGCGAAAGAAACAATCATCCTTATGTAAACGGACTTCCACAAATAGATATTGAAGATCTGACGCGTTATAACAAATCGAGAATTGAGATTGAGGACCAATGGGCATCCCATCCTGATATTGCCAAGAGAGTTGAAAGGATCAAAAAGAACGAAACCCGAAATACAACCAGAGATCCCAGACCTGCCGGAGAAATAATAAATGGGTATGAAAATATCTGCGAAATTTTAACGTCAAAATACCTCACGTTGTTAAATATTAAAAATGTTGGAGAAGTTATTGATGGCAACACTTTTACAACCTTCTATCTTGAAAACAATATGTATCAGCATTTGATTTCTGGTTTTAACGGATATTATGAAAGACATAATCCTGTTTTAGAAGATATTGATGCTGCGATTTCAAATGCTGAAATTCAGCATGAATCTGATCTTTTCAGTGATAAAAAAGTTTCCCTTGTATATGAAAAAGCAGGGATAGAACAGGACCTTCAAACTTTAAAGTATTTGGTTTCCCAACCAAAAGAAATAAAAACATTCAGGTATAATGGCACCTTACACAAAACAAAAGATGCCGGAAACATTATACCACAGCTTGAAAAAGAACTTACCTATGTAACTGCTAAGCTTCATGAAAATGATAAATCCATCTTTCAGTATTATTATCATATCTGCAGTGATGAGCAGCAAATGAATTTAGTACATCAATACAAAAAAATGGCGGCAATAGACAAAGAATTTGATGAATTTCAGGAAAGCCTTAATGATTTTATCGGTCACTTACAATTTATGACGGTTACTTTGCCTTTTGAAGAAATCCGTAAACACAGAGCAAAACTTTTGAAGGCAGAACAACCTTTTAAACAAAAGATCAGAAACCTTCTTGAGGACTCAGCCTACAAAGAATTACTGACAGATGAAGAAAACAGCCTTCTTCAGCAGTTTGTAGAAGCAGAATATATTTATTTCAATAATGACCGATATCTTCAGAATGAAGTTGATTCCGTATCATTATTGGTTGAGAAATACCAGGCTCTTTTAACTACTTATTACATTAATACGAAGCAGGAATTATTAAATTTACAATCAGATTTAAGCAGAGCATCTTAA
- a CDS encoding YegP family protein has protein sequence MGKFIISKRANGDFQFNLKAGNGQVILTSQGYNTKSSCENGINSVKTNSQEDAKFERNTARDGRCYFNLKAGNGQIIGTSQMYESDNGMENGIDSVKNNASNASVEDETNL, from the coding sequence ATGGGAAAATTTATTATTTCTAAAAGAGCCAACGGCGATTTTCAGTTCAACCTTAAAGCCGGAAATGGGCAGGTCATTTTAACAAGCCAGGGATACAATACCAAATCATCTTGTGAGAATGGAATCAATTCTGTAAAGACCAACTCTCAGGAGGATGCTAAATTTGAAAGAAATACAGCCAGAGATGGCCGATGTTATTTTAACCTTAAAGCCGGGAACGGGCAAATCATAGGAACCAGCCAGATGTATGAATCTGATAACGGTATGGAAAATGGAATTGATTCGGTAAAAAATAATGCCTCAAATGCTTCTGTGGAGGACGAAACCAATTTGTAG
- a CDS encoding phosphohydrolase encodes MTKEELLHRAIKIADKAHKGQTDKYHAPYIAHVMRVMEYGKTMDEKIVGVLHDVVEDHPLEFSLDYLRTEGFPEYIIFAISCLTKFDPEEDYDEFVKRTERSPLAVAVKLNDLRDNMDLRRVNRELTPKDIKRFNKYLKAYRYLIEKY; translated from the coding sequence ATGACAAAAGAAGAATTACTACATAGAGCAATAAAGATTGCTGATAAGGCACATAAAGGACAAACTGATAAGTATCACGCTCCTTATATTGCACACGTTATGCGTGTAATGGAATACGGTAAAACCATGGACGAAAAAATTGTAGGGGTTCTACACGATGTTGTAGAAGATCATCCGCTGGAGTTCAGTCTGGATTATTTAAGAACCGAAGGTTTTCCGGAATACATCATTTTTGCCATCAGCTGCCTTACTAAATTTGATCCCGAAGAAGATTATGATGAGTTTGTTAAGAGAACTGAAAGATCTCCTCTGGCTGTTGCTGTAAAACTTAATGACCTTCGCGATAATATGGATCTTAGAAGAGTAAACAGAGAGCTTACTCCTAAGGATATTAAAAGGTTTAATAAATATCTTAAAGCCTATCGTTATCTTATAGAGAAATATTAA
- the uvrA gene encoding excinuclease ABC subunit UvrA, which produces MADTTEIDIKKQIFVKNAHLNNLKHIDVLIPKNKLIVITGVSGSGKSSLAFDTIYAEGQRRYVESLSSYARQFLGKLEKPKIDDIKGLAPSIAIQQKVISSNPRSTVGTSTEIYDYMKLLFARIGKTFSPVSGEEVKKDSVSDVVDFIKASKKDASFLLTAPLEYDADNFKETLNILKLAGFTRLEINGNIAGIEDLESFGFTPEKGMKINLVIDRFSYEEDESFLQRLADSIQMAFYEGRGYCFLKNTDTEKVKEFSNKFELDGIEFLEPSVHFFSFNNPYGACPACEGYGKVIGIDEDLVVPNKTLSIYEDAVVCWRGETMSEWKKDFIKKAGDFPIHKPYHQLTKEQKNFLWKGDGKSTFPCINNFFKMLEENLYKIQYRVMLSRYRGKTLCPTCEGLRLREETSWVKVDGHNIQSMIELPLDELVPLINSLKLSDHDKEVAKRLLYEITTRLEFLLKVGLGYLTLNRTSNTLSGGESQRINLATSLGSSLVGSIYILDEPSIGLHSKDTENLIEVLKNLRDLGNTVIVVEHDEDVMHAADYIIDIGPEAGYLGGELVFAGDYKDLKKANTLTSEYLTGRLEIEVPKKRRKPKEWIHIKGARQNNLKNIDVDVPLESLTVISGISGSGKSTLMKEILTNDIQIQLGMGGKKGDYDSVEFPKKLIKNIELIDQNPIGKSSRSNPVTYLKAYDDIRDLFAKQKVAKMMGYKPKHFSFNVDGGRCDECKGEGVINVSMQFMADIELECEVCKGTRFKSEILEVKFDEKSISDILHMTVDEALEFFKDNNEEKIVTKLRPLQEVGLGYLQLGQSSSTLSGGEAQRVKLASFLVKGVTTDKTLFIFDEPSTGLHFHDIQKLLKSLQALIDLGHSVIVIEHQPDIIKCADYIIDIGPEAGKHGGEVVFAGTPEDLAKNKKSYTAKYIKEKLEK; this is translated from the coding sequence ATGGCTGATACTACAGAAATAGATATAAAAAAACAGATTTTTGTTAAGAATGCCCATCTTAACAATCTGAAACATATAGATGTCCTGATTCCGAAAAACAAACTGATTGTTATTACCGGCGTATCAGGAAGTGGTAAATCATCTTTGGCCTTTGATACAATCTATGCTGAAGGACAGAGAAGATACGTGGAAAGTTTAAGTTCTTATGCCCGTCAGTTCTTAGGTAAATTAGAAAAACCTAAGATTGATGATATTAAAGGACTTGCTCCTTCTATCGCTATCCAGCAAAAAGTAATTTCATCCAATCCACGTTCTACAGTAGGAACCTCTACGGAGATCTATGATTATATGAAACTTTTGTTTGCCAGGATCGGAAAAACATTTTCTCCTGTTTCTGGGGAAGAAGTGAAAAAAGATTCTGTTTCTGATGTGGTAGATTTCATTAAAGCCTCCAAGAAAGATGCTTCCTTTTTATTAACCGCTCCATTGGAATATGATGCTGACAATTTTAAGGAAACTCTGAACATTTTAAAATTGGCTGGTTTTACAAGACTTGAGATCAATGGAAATATAGCAGGAATTGAAGATCTTGAAAGCTTCGGATTCACTCCGGAAAAAGGGATGAAAATCAATCTTGTCATCGACCGTTTTTCCTATGAAGAAGATGAAAGCTTTTTACAGCGATTGGCAGACTCTATTCAGATGGCTTTTTATGAAGGTCGTGGCTATTGTTTTTTAAAAAACACGGATACTGAAAAGGTAAAGGAATTCTCCAATAAATTTGAATTGGATGGAATAGAGTTTCTTGAACCCAGTGTTCATTTCTTCAGTTTCAATAATCCATACGGAGCCTGCCCTGCTTGTGAAGGATATGGAAAAGTAATCGGAATTGATGAAGATCTGGTAGTTCCCAATAAAACATTATCTATCTATGAAGACGCTGTAGTCTGCTGGAGGGGAGAAACCATGAGCGAATGGAAGAAAGATTTTATCAAAAAGGCAGGAGACTTCCCTATTCATAAGCCTTATCATCAATTAACCAAGGAGCAGAAAAATTTCCTTTGGAAGGGGGATGGAAAAAGCACTTTCCCTTGCATCAACAATTTCTTCAAAATGCTTGAAGAAAACCTTTATAAAATCCAGTACCGTGTCATGCTGTCCCGCTACAGAGGAAAAACCCTTTGTCCAACCTGTGAAGGATTAAGACTGCGTGAAGAAACAAGCTGGGTAAAGGTAGATGGACACAATATTCAATCAATGATTGAACTTCCACTGGATGAACTGGTACCACTCATCAATAGCTTAAAATTATCTGACCACGATAAGGAAGTTGCCAAACGACTCTTGTATGAAATTACAACCCGTCTGGAGTTTTTATTAAAGGTTGGGTTAGGATATTTAACCTTGAACAGAACCTCGAATACCCTATCTGGGGGAGAAAGTCAAAGAATTAACCTGGCTACAAGCTTAGGAAGTTCCTTGGTAGGTTCTATTTATATCCTGGATGAGCCTTCTATCGGGCTGCATTCCAAGGATACTGAAAATCTCATTGAAGTATTGAAAAACCTTCGTGATTTAGGAAACACTGTAATCGTTGTGGAACATGACGAAGATGTAATGCACGCTGCCGATTATATCATCGATATTGGACCGGAAGCAGGTTATCTTGGTGGTGAACTGGTATTTGCCGGAGATTATAAAGATCTGAAAAAAGCTAATACCCTCACTTCAGAATATCTTACAGGAAGACTTGAAATAGAAGTTCCGAAGAAACGCAGAAAACCAAAAGAATGGATCCATATTAAAGGAGCTCGTCAGAATAACCTTAAAAATATTGATGTAGATGTTCCTCTTGAAAGTCTGACGGTTATTTCAGGGATTTCCGGGAGTGGAAAATCTACTTTAATGAAGGAAATCCTTACCAATGACATTCAGATTCAGCTAGGAATGGGAGGTAAAAAAGGAGACTATGATTCTGTAGAATTCCCGAAAAAGCTAATCAAAAATATTGAACTGATTGATCAGAACCCAATCGGAAAGTCATCACGCTCAAATCCCGTAACCTACCTGAAAGCTTACGATGATATCCGAGATCTTTTTGCTAAGCAGAAGGTAGCTAAAATGATGGGCTATAAACCTAAGCACTTCTCTTTCAATGTAGACGGTGGGAGATGTGATGAATGTAAAGGTGAGGGTGTCATCAATGTTTCCATGCAGTTTATGGCTGATATTGAACTTGAATGTGAGGTTTGTAAAGGAACACGGTTCAAAAGCGAGATTCTTGAAGTAAAATTCGACGAAAAAAGTATTTCCGATATTCTTCACATGACGGTGGATGAAGCATTGGAATTCTTTAAAGATAATAATGAAGAAAAAATAGTGACCAAGCTACGCCCTTTGCAGGAGGTAGGATTGGGTTATTTACAACTGGGGCAAAGCTCTTCTACCCTTTCCGGTGGTGAAGCACAGCGTGTGAAACTGGCTTCGTTTCTAGTGAAAGGAGTGACTACAGATAAAACATTATTTATCTTCGATGAACCTTCTACAGGACTCCATTTTCATGATATTCAAAAACTATTGAAATCATTACAGGCATTGATTGATCTTGGACATTCAGTAATCGTAATTGAACACCAGCCTGATATTATCAAATGTGCCGACTATATCATTGATATTGGTCCGGAAGCAGGAAAACACGGTGGAGAGGTGGTTTTTGCCGGTACTCCTGAAGATCTGGCAAAAAATAAGAAATCGTATACTGCAAAATACATCAAGGAAAAACTTGAAAAATAA
- a CDS encoding four helix bundle protein has product MKHNFKHLNIWKLSIELADEIYGITDSFPKNEEFGLKSQIRRCTVSVASNIAEGSSRNSNKDFNRFLGISLGSLYELQTQIIISGSRNYLEISKTEEIENKITELQRMISGFQKNLTL; this is encoded by the coding sequence ATGAAACATAATTTCAAACATCTTAACATCTGGAAGCTTTCCATTGAACTAGCTGATGAAATTTATGGTATTACAGATAGTTTTCCAAAAAATGAAGAATTTGGACTTAAATCTCAAATTAGAAGATGTACAGTTTCTGTAGCTTCAAATATTGCAGAAGGTTCAAGCAGAAATTCAAATAAGGATTTCAATCGTTTTTTAGGAATAAGTCTTGGCTCTCTTTATGAATTGCAAACTCAAATTATTATTTCGGGTAGCAGAAACTATCTTGAAATTTCTAAAACCGAAGAAATAGAAAATAAAATAACAGAACTACAGAGAATGATTTCTGGCTTTCAAAAAAATTTAACATTGTAA
- a CDS encoding acyl-CoA dehydrogenase family protein: protein MATLKGGEFLIKEIPANEIFSIEELNEEQKMLRDSAKEFIDREVVPQRERFEKKDYAFTEETMRKLGDMGMLGIAVPEEYGGLGMGFVTTMLACDYLSGTTGSLATAYGAHTGIGTLPIVLYGTEEQKKKYLPDLATGTKFGAYCLTEPDAGSDANSGKTRAKLSEDGKHYIINGQKMWISNAGFADTFTLFAKIDDDKNITGFVINRSELENPESLTFGEEEHKLGIRASSTRQVFFNDMKIPVENLLGERNNGFKIALNALNVGRIKLAAACLDAQRRILNHSIQYSNERKQFGVSISTFGAIRKKLAEMATGVFVSEAGSYRAAKNVQDKIDELVAGGMDHQAAELKGVEEFAVECSILKVFVSDLAQHTADEGIQVYGGMGFSEDTPMEAAWRDSRISRIYEGTNEINRLLAVGMLIKRAMKGELDLLSPAMAISKELMGIPSFEVPDYSEFMSEEKAIIANLKKVFLMVSGAALQKYMMDIEKQQHLLLNASEILNQIYMAESAVLRAEKHFSPDSVEAAMAQLNLYKAVEKIIVAAKEGIISFAEGDEQRMMLSGLRRFTKYTNHPNVVALTEKVAAHYIEKGAY from the coding sequence ATGGCTACATTAAAAGGAGGTGAATTCCTGATCAAGGAAATTCCTGCAAACGAAATTTTCAGTATTGAAGAACTGAATGAAGAACAAAAAATGCTTCGTGATTCTGCGAAGGAATTTATAGATAGAGAGGTTGTGCCTCAAAGAGAGCGTTTCGAAAAGAAAGATTATGCATTCACTGAAGAAACCATGCGTAAGCTGGGAGATATGGGAATGCTGGGAATTGCCGTTCCTGAAGAATATGGAGGTCTTGGAATGGGCTTTGTAACTACGATGCTGGCATGTGATTACCTTTCGGGAACTACAGGTTCATTAGCAACAGCTTATGGAGCACACACAGGAATCGGAACCCTGCCTATCGTTCTTTATGGAACGGAAGAGCAAAAGAAAAAATATCTTCCGGACTTAGCAACAGGAACAAAATTCGGAGCTTATTGTTTAACTGAGCCTGATGCTGGTTCTGACGCCAACTCCGGAAAAACAAGAGCTAAGCTTTCTGAAGATGGAAAACATTATATCATCAATGGTCAGAAAATGTGGATCTCTAATGCAGGATTTGCAGATACTTTCACTTTATTTGCTAAAATTGATGATGATAAAAACATCACCGGATTTGTGATTAACCGTTCTGAATTGGAGAACCCTGAGAGCTTAACGTTTGGTGAAGAAGAACACAAATTGGGAATCCGTGCTTCCTCTACCCGTCAGGTTTTCTTCAATGATATGAAAATTCCTGTAGAGAATCTTTTAGGAGAAAGAAACAATGGTTTTAAAATCGCTTTAAATGCATTGAACGTTGGCCGTATTAAATTAGCAGCGGCTTGTTTGGATGCTCAAAGAAGAATCTTAAACCATTCTATTCAGTATTCTAACGAAAGAAAGCAGTTTGGAGTTTCAATCTCTACTTTTGGAGCAATCAGAAAGAAGCTTGCTGAAATGGCAACAGGTGTTTTCGTAAGTGAGGCTGGTTCTTACAGAGCGGCGAAAAATGTTCAGGATAAAATTGACGAATTGGTAGCAGGTGGAATGGATCACCAGGCTGCAGAGCTTAAAGGTGTTGAAGAATTCGCTGTAGAATGTTCTATCCTTAAAGTATTCGTTTCTGATCTTGCACAGCACACTGCAGATGAAGGAATCCAGGTTTACGGAGGTATGGGATTCTCTGAAGACACTCCAATGGAAGCAGCATGGAGAGATTCAAGAATTTCAAGAATCTATGAAGGAACAAACGAAATCAACAGATTATTAGCGGTAGGAATGCTTATTAAGAGAGCCATGAAGGGTGAATTAGACCTTTTATCTCCTGCAATGGCAATCAGCAAAGAATTGATGGGTATTCCTTCATTTGAAGTTCCTGATTATTCAGAATTCATGAGCGAAGAGAAAGCGATTATCGCTAACCTGAAAAAAGTATTCCTTATGGTTTCCGGAGCAGCACTTCAAAAATATATGATGGATATTGAAAAGCAGCAACATTTACTATTGAATGCTTCTGAAATCCTTAATCAGATCTATATGGCAGAATCTGCAGTATTAAGAGCAGAGAAGCACTTCTCTCCTGATTCTGTAGAGGCAGCTATGGCTCAATTGAATCTTTACAAAGCTGTTGAAAAAATTATCGTAGCCGCTAAAGAAGGAATCATTTCTTTTGCTGAAGGAGATGAACAAAGAATGATGCTTTCAGGATTAAGAAGATTCACGAAGTATACTAATCATCCAAACGTAGTAGCATTAACTGAAAAAGTGGCTGCTCACTATATTGAAAAAGGAGCTTATTAG
- a CDS encoding DUF2490 domain-containing protein — protein sequence MKRFLGLGLLLSLSLFKAQEHISSFNAVTLTYKFHPKFFIYGEGQLRGNEDYTYPDYYEIKGGLGYNLTKNHKPFVGLGRYVNYKDHKLSREEFRVWLQDVIDIKKGIVKFENRFRAEKSWFYEPQTDQTSQRMRYRYRLNISVPLNSKTIKKGTVFANAYDEIFLVSPMKPTFARNRVYGGFGYQIDDYFGIVSGYLWQREFEAKGNKNLHFIYLALNINIDGTDHEVKTYDFPGAD from the coding sequence ATGAAACGTTTTCTAGGTTTAGGGCTACTTCTTAGTCTATCTTTATTCAAAGCTCAGGAACATATTTCCAGCTTCAATGCGGTAACCCTAACCTACAAGTTTCATCCTAAATTTTTCATCTATGGAGAAGGGCAGTTGAGAGGAAATGAAGATTATACCTACCCTGATTATTATGAAATAAAAGGGGGATTAGGGTATAATCTTACCAAGAATCACAAACCTTTTGTAGGACTTGGAAGATATGTTAATTATAAAGACCATAAATTAAGCAGAGAAGAGTTTAGGGTATGGCTTCAGGATGTCATTGATATTAAAAAAGGGATTGTGAAGTTTGAAAACCGTTTCCGTGCTGAAAAAAGTTGGTTTTATGAACCACAAACCGATCAGACTTCTCAAAGAATGCGTTATCGTTATCGTCTGAACATAAGTGTTCCTTTAAACTCTAAAACAATTAAAAAAGGAACTGTTTTTGCCAATGCTTATGATGAAATCTTTCTGGTATCCCCTATGAAGCCTACTTTTGCCAGAAACAGAGTATATGGAGGTTTCGGCTATCAGATCGATGATTATTTTGGAATTGTAAGCGGATACCTTTGGCAGCGTGAATTTGAAGCAAAAGGAAATAAAAACTTACATTTTATTTATCTGGCATTGAATATCAACATTGATGGTACAGATCACGAGGTGAAAACATACGATTTCCCTGGAGCGGATTAA